A DNA window from Schistocerca gregaria isolate iqSchGreg1 chromosome 2, iqSchGreg1.2, whole genome shotgun sequence contains the following coding sequences:
- the LOC126336705 gene encoding ras-related and estrogen-regulated growth inhibitor-like protein translates to MKTEEKNAAPRVRIAVLGQANVGKSALTVRYLTKRYIGEYRSDTDLLYRQTVTVNNAPIDVEIVDISGETTDSPLPVEQVEWSDACVLVYSITDRQSFEYAHTALQRLLKTGRPTTLLANKADLEHLRQVEESEGRKAASEGSCAFYEVSAVDNTAGLYQAFDSLLAECRAAQQHQPKARKFSVSKMLGTLIGSAAGKQHPPPLPVGGGTVVEFHKSDLHRTRVLSRRPNFAATASL, encoded by the exons ATGAAGACAGAAGAGAAGAACGCAGCTCCGCGCGTCAGAATCGCGGTGCTCGGCCAGGCCAACGTAGGAAAATCAG CCCTGACGGTGCGCTATTTGACCAAGAGATATATCGGCGAGTACCGGTCTGATACAG ATTTGTTGTATCGCCAGACAGTTACGGTGAACAACGCACCGATTGATGTCGAGATCGTCGACATATCTGGCGAAACG ACCGACAGCCCGCTGCCCGTGGAGCAGGTGGAGTGGTCGGACGCGTGCGTGCTCGTCTACTCCATCACGGACCGGCAGTCTTTCGAGTACGCTCACACGGCTCTCCAGCGGCTTCTGAAGACAGGCCGACCCACCACTCTGCTGGCCAACAAGGCAGACCTCGAGCACCTCAGGCAG GTGGAGGAGTCTGAAGGGCGCAAGGCCGCCTCTGAGGGCAGCTGCGCCTTCTACGAGGTGTCCGCAGTGGACAACACGGCCGGTCTCTACCAAGCTTTCGACTCGCTGCTGGCCGAGTGCCGCGCAGCACAGCAGCACCAGCCCAAGGCGCGCAAGTTCTCCGTCTCCAAGATGCTGGGCACGCTGATCGGCTCCGCGGCGGGCAAGCAGCACCCGCCCCCGCTGCCCGTGGGCGGCGGCACCGTCGTCGAGTTCCACAAGTCGGACCTGCACCGCACGCGCGTCCTCAGCCGGCGGCCCAACTTCGCGGCCACCGCCTCGCTGTGA